In a single window of the Streptomyces sp. NBC_00285 genome:
- a CDS encoding DUF3040 domain-containing protein, with amino-acid sequence MPLSEHEQRMLEQMERALYAEDPKFATALEGSGLRTYTRRRVYQAVAGFLVGIALLMAGMVAKQVWLSVVGFLVMLGCAVLAVTGWRKAPKPGEQPAAGAPHARRQGRQKRSMMDRIEQRWQRRRDEQGGQ; translated from the coding sequence GTGCCGCTCTCGGAGCACGAGCAGCGAATGCTCGAGCAGATGGAGCGAGCGCTGTACGCCGAAGATCCCAAGTTCGCGACAGCGCTTGAGGGAAGCGGGCTGCGTACGTACACCCGGCGACGGGTCTACCAGGCGGTCGCCGGCTTCCTCGTGGGTATCGCGCTCCTCATGGCCGGTATGGTCGCCAAGCAGGTGTGGCTCAGCGTGGTGGGCTTCCTGGTCATGCTGGGCTGTGCGGTGCTGGCAGTGACCGGGTGGCGCAAGGCCCCCAAGCCGGGCGAACAGCCCGCCGCGGGCGCCCCGCACGCCCGTCGCCAGGGACGCCAGAAGCGCTCGATGATGGACCGGATCGAGCAGCGCTGGCAGCGGCGCCGCGACGAGCAGGGCGGCCAGTAG
- a CDS encoding methyltransferase: MPDPLRPRASLRTAVVWEVLQDALDRRVKATGRQALDVLDTGGGSGNFAVPLARLGHRVTVVDPSPNALFALERRAAEAGVADRVRGVQGDVHGLFDVAERGAYDVVLCHGVLEYVDDPAEGMTNVVAALRPEGVLSLLAAGLGGAVLARALAGHFKEARQALHDPDGRWGDGDPVPRRFTAEQLTALVEGAGLTVGAVHGVRVFADLVPGVLVDTEPGALEALLKLEEAAAELSAFHSVATQLHVLGGTREAAGA; this comes from the coding sequence GTGCCGGACCCGCTGCGACCCCGCGCCTCCCTCCGTACCGCCGTGGTCTGGGAGGTCCTCCAGGACGCCCTCGACCGCCGGGTCAAGGCCACGGGACGCCAGGCGCTGGACGTCCTCGACACCGGAGGCGGCAGCGGCAACTTCGCGGTGCCCCTCGCCCGCCTCGGGCACCGGGTCACCGTCGTCGACCCCAGCCCCAACGCGCTGTTCGCGCTGGAGCGCCGCGCCGCGGAGGCGGGTGTCGCCGACCGGGTGCGGGGTGTCCAGGGCGATGTCCACGGTCTCTTCGACGTGGCCGAGCGCGGCGCCTACGACGTGGTGCTGTGCCACGGCGTCCTGGAGTACGTGGACGACCCGGCCGAGGGCATGACCAACGTGGTGGCCGCCCTGCGCCCCGAGGGCGTCCTCAGCCTGCTCGCCGCAGGTCTCGGCGGCGCCGTGCTCGCGCGGGCCCTGGCCGGTCACTTCAAGGAGGCCCGGCAGGCGCTCCACGACCCGGACGGCCGCTGGGGCGACGGCGACCCCGTGCCGCGCCGCTTCACCGCCGAACAGCTCACCGCGCTCGTCGAGGGCGCGGGCCTCACCGTGGGCGCCGTGCACGGCGTGCGGGTCTTCGCCGACCTCGTCCCCGGCGTGCTCGTGGACACCGAGCCCGGTGCCCTGGAAGCGCTGCTGAAGCTCGAGGAGGCGGCGGCCGAACTCTCCGCCTTCCACTCCGTGGCCACCCAGCTCCACGTGCTCGGCGGGACGCGGGAGGCCGCCGGGGCCTGA
- a CDS encoding transglutaminase TgpA family protein: protein MSGRARLALCAWAATLMAACALLPLVEPVTWIIQAAFLLGVQTVVGAVTRRIPLARPLTVAAQTIVTLVMLTLIFARSQAFLGLIPGPSVFLHFGDLLQQGGDDIARYAIPAPLESDGIKLMVFGGVLIIGLAVDTIAVTFRSAAPAGLPLLALYSVAAGLSDGGGDWLWFLLAAAGYLLLLLAEGRERLSQWGRVFGGASRVPGGDSGPVAPVRTGRRIGAVALGIALVVPIALPTMSGGLLDAAGAGVGVGNGNGGTISAVNPLLTLRDSLNVDEDRQALSVQTGKDTDVSNLYLRIVSLDDFDGRTWKPSKRSITGVPDDFPTPVGLGSDVKRTEIETTVSAASWYQQNYLPMPYPPSGVKTRGSWRYEPEGMALVGDHGQNTGGLTYQVKSLEVEPTAEQLAAAPAAPPSIQREYTELPDSLPRVVATTARQVTEGSKNPYEQAVALQDYFAVNGGFQYDTHVEVGDGPNAIANFLRDKQGFCVHFSFAMAAMARSLGIPARVAVGFAPGVPQADGSVSVGLKDAHAWPELYFEGVGWTRFEPTPTRGTVPSYTVPDATGNLPPDVARPSAGSSTAPSASASASDNCSAQLRKLEACDSASPAAAAAQDGGGPWWAVRGQWWYLKLLFWMVVGLAGLAIPLSPMLLRLRARSVRLGAHGRSEADAAAHTLAAWQELTDTAWDFGITPDDSQTPRRAAARIVRLGHLEPTAAASVHRVADAVEQVLYAPRPLPTVGLTQDVHRVIGGLRGSVGRGTRMRALLAPRSTARVVWAASEWWAEVRTRVAAARPTLRKPSGQEG from the coding sequence ATGAGCGGGCGGGCACGACTGGCGCTGTGCGCGTGGGCGGCCACGCTGATGGCCGCGTGCGCTCTGCTCCCGCTGGTCGAGCCGGTCACCTGGATCATCCAGGCGGCCTTCCTGCTCGGGGTGCAGACCGTGGTGGGAGCGGTGACCCGGCGGATACCGCTGGCCCGTCCGCTGACGGTGGCGGCCCAGACGATCGTCACGCTGGTCATGCTGACCCTGATCTTCGCCCGCTCTCAGGCCTTCCTCGGACTGATCCCCGGCCCGAGCGTGTTCCTGCACTTCGGGGACCTGCTCCAGCAGGGCGGCGACGACATCGCGCGGTACGCGATCCCGGCGCCGCTGGAGTCCGACGGCATCAAGCTGATGGTGTTCGGCGGTGTCCTGATCATCGGGCTCGCGGTGGACACCATCGCGGTGACCTTCCGCAGCGCGGCCCCGGCGGGCCTGCCGCTGCTCGCGCTGTACTCCGTCGCCGCGGGGCTGTCCGACGGCGGGGGCGACTGGCTGTGGTTCCTGCTCGCCGCGGCCGGCTATCTGCTGCTGCTCCTGGCCGAGGGCCGCGAACGGCTCTCGCAGTGGGGCCGGGTCTTCGGCGGGGCGTCGCGGGTACCGGGCGGTGACTCCGGCCCGGTGGCACCGGTCCGTACCGGGCGGCGCATCGGCGCGGTCGCGCTGGGCATCGCCCTCGTGGTGCCGATCGCCCTGCCCACGATGAGCGGCGGTCTCCTGGACGCGGCCGGCGCGGGTGTGGGCGTGGGCAACGGGAACGGCGGCACCATCTCCGCGGTGAACCCCCTGCTGACCCTGCGCGACAGCCTGAACGTCGACGAGGACCGCCAGGCCCTGTCCGTGCAGACCGGGAAGGACACCGACGTCTCCAACCTGTACCTGCGGATCGTCTCCCTCGACGACTTCGACGGCCGGACCTGGAAGCCGTCCAAGCGGTCCATCACCGGCGTACCGGACGACTTCCCCACCCCGGTCGGCCTCGGCTCGGACGTCAAGCGCACCGAGATCGAGACCACCGTCTCGGCGGCGAGCTGGTACCAGCAGAACTACCTGCCGATGCCGTATCCGCCCAGTGGCGTCAAGACCCGGGGCAGCTGGCGGTACGAGCCCGAGGGCATGGCGCTGGTCGGGGACCACGGGCAGAACACGGGCGGGCTGACGTACCAGGTGAAGAGCCTGGAGGTGGAGCCGACGGCCGAGCAGCTCGCGGCGGCACCGGCCGCTCCCCCGTCCATCCAGCGCGAGTACACCGAACTGCCCGACTCGCTGCCCCGGGTGGTCGCCACGACCGCCCGCCAGGTCACCGAGGGTTCGAAGAACCCCTATGAGCAGGCGGTCGCGCTCCAGGACTACTTCGCGGTGAACGGCGGCTTCCAGTACGACACCCATGTGGAGGTCGGCGACGGGCCCAACGCGATCGCCAACTTCCTGCGGGACAAGCAGGGCTTCTGCGTCCACTTCTCCTTCGCCATGGCGGCGATGGCCCGCTCCCTGGGCATTCCGGCCCGTGTCGCGGTGGGCTTCGCACCCGGTGTCCCGCAGGCGGACGGCTCGGTGTCGGTGGGGCTCAAGGACGCCCACGCCTGGCCCGAGCTGTACTTCGAGGGAGTGGGCTGGACCCGCTTCGAGCCCACTCCGACCCGGGGCACGGTGCCCTCGTACACCGTCCCGGACGCCACCGGCAACCTGCCTCCCGACGTGGCACGGCCGTCCGCGGGGTCGTCCACGGCTCCGTCGGCCTCAGCCTCGGCGAGCGACAACTGCTCGGCCCAGCTGCGGAAGCTGGAGGCGTGCGACAGCGCGTCTCCCGCGGCAGCGGCCGCCCAGGACGGCGGGGGCCCCTGGTGGGCCGTACGCGGCCAGTGGTGGTACCTGAAGCTGCTGTTCTGGATGGTCGTGGGGCTGGCCGGTCTCGCGATCCCCCTGTCACCGATGCTGTTGCGGCTGCGCGCCCGTTCGGTACGTCTGGGTGCGCACGGCCGCAGCGAGGCGGACGCCGCCGCGCACACCCTGGCGGCCTGGCAGGAACTGACCGACACGGCCTGGGACTTCGGGATCACGCCGGACGACTCGCAGACACCACGCAGGGCGGCGGCGCGGATCGTACGGCTCGGGCATCTCGAACCGACGGCCGCGGCCTCGGTGCACCGGGTGGCGGACGCCGTGGAGCAGGTGCTCTACGCCCCGCGGCCCCTGCCGACGGTCGGCCTCACCCAGGACGTCCACCGGGTGATCGGCGGACTGCGGGGGTCGGTCGGCAGGGGCACGCGGATGCGTGCACTGCTCGCGCCGCGTTCGACCGCACGAGTGGTGTGGGCGGCGTCGGAGTGGTGGGCCGAGGTCAGGACACGCGTGGCGGCGGCCCGGCCGACGCTGCGCAAGCCGTCCGGTCAGGAAGGCTGA
- a CDS encoding AAA family ATPase, with product MTTYDDRASLTDLTAVVERVRSSVEGVIEGKPEVVRLSLTVLLAEGHLLIEDVPGVGKTMLAKALARSIDCSVRRIQFTPDLLPSDITGVSIWDQQRRDFEFKPGAIFAQIVIGDEINRASPKTQSALLESMEERQVTIDGQTYELPHPFMVVATQNPVEMEGTYPLPEAQRDRFMARVSVGYPSAEAELQMLDIHGGVSPLEDLQPVAHAHDIVKLIEAVRGVHVAETVRRYAVDLVSATRTHPDLRLGASPRATLHLLRAAKASAALSGREFALPDDIQALAVAVLAHRLLPTAQAQLNRRTAEQVVQEILQRTPVPAAPQQGGLGIGRGAPSYPQQPPRSL from the coding sequence GCGGGTACGCAGTTCGGTTGAGGGCGTGATCGAGGGGAAGCCCGAGGTCGTACGGCTCTCGCTGACCGTGCTGCTCGCCGAGGGACATCTTCTGATCGAGGACGTCCCAGGCGTCGGCAAGACCATGCTGGCCAAGGCCCTGGCGCGGTCCATCGACTGCTCGGTGCGCCGCATCCAGTTCACGCCCGACCTGCTGCCCTCGGACATCACGGGTGTGTCCATCTGGGACCAGCAGCGCCGGGACTTCGAGTTCAAACCGGGTGCGATCTTCGCGCAGATCGTGATCGGCGACGAGATCAACCGTGCCTCGCCGAAGACCCAGTCCGCGCTCCTGGAGTCCATGGAGGAGCGCCAGGTCACCATCGACGGGCAGACCTACGAACTGCCCCACCCGTTCATGGTGGTGGCCACCCAGAACCCGGTCGAGATGGAGGGCACCTACCCGCTGCCCGAGGCCCAGCGCGACCGCTTCATGGCGCGTGTCTCCGTCGGCTACCCGAGCGCGGAGGCCGAGTTGCAGATGCTCGACATCCACGGCGGAGTGAGCCCGCTGGAGGACCTTCAGCCGGTGGCCCACGCGCACGACATCGTGAAGCTCATCGAGGCCGTCCGTGGCGTCCACGTCGCCGAGACGGTCCGGCGGTACGCCGTCGACCTGGTCTCCGCCACGCGCACCCACCCCGACCTCAGACTCGGTGCCTCCCCGCGCGCGACGCTGCACCTGCTGCGCGCGGCCAAGGCCTCCGCCGCGCTCAGCGGCCGGGAGTTCGCGCTGCCGGACGACATCCAGGCGCTCGCCGTCGCCGTCCTCGCCCACCGGCTGCTGCCCACCGCCCAGGCCCAGTTGAACCGGCGCACCGCGGAGCAGGTCGTGCAGGAGATCCTCCAGCGCACGCCGGTGCCCGCCGCGCCCCAGCAGGGCGGCCTCGGGATCGGCCGCGGCGCGCCCTCGTATCCGCAGCAGCCGCCGCGGAGTCTGTGA
- a CDS encoding ATP-binding cassette domain-containing protein has protein sequence MAVDGVAVTAEGFGLKGPRGWAFRGIDLAAEPGALIAVEGPSGSGRTSLLLALTGRMKATEGTATVGGAQLPKQLAAVRRFSAPAHVAGVTDLDPALTVGEHLRERALLQHRFGDSVRALLRPRGGRTAEAKLRVDTALTAAGLDRETLPKGARTAVRDLERLEALRLSIALALIGRPGLLAVDDLDLKLSDAERAEAWALLRSLATAGTTVVAVCSEAPADAVTVSTRPEPGEDTQPGTRKEEADALAATGRA, from the coding sequence GTGGCCGTGGACGGAGTCGCTGTGACGGCCGAGGGTTTCGGGTTGAAGGGGCCCCGCGGCTGGGCGTTCCGCGGGATCGACCTCGCCGCGGAGCCCGGTGCGTTGATCGCCGTCGAGGGGCCCTCGGGGTCCGGCCGTACGAGCCTGCTGCTCGCGCTCACCGGACGGATGAAGGCCACCGAGGGAACCGCGACCGTGGGTGGAGCACAGCTCCCGAAGCAGCTCGCGGCGGTGCGCCGGTTCAGCGCGCCCGCGCATGTCGCCGGGGTCACCGACCTCGACCCGGCACTGACCGTGGGCGAGCACCTGCGCGAACGGGCGCTGTTGCAGCACCGGTTCGGCGACTCGGTGCGCGCGCTGCTACGGCCGCGCGGGGGGCGTACGGCCGAGGCGAAGCTGCGCGTCGACACCGCGCTGACGGCCGCCGGGCTCGACCGGGAGACGTTGCCCAAGGGCGCGCGGACCGCCGTACGCGATCTGGAGCGGCTGGAGGCCCTGCGGCTGTCGATCGCCCTGGCCCTGATCGGCCGCCCGGGGCTGCTCGCCGTGGACGACCTGGACCTGAAGCTGTCCGACGCCGAGCGGGCCGAGGCCTGGGCGCTGCTCAGGTCCCTCGCCACGGCCGGGACGACGGTCGTGGCGGTGTGCAGCGAGGCCCCGGCGGACGCCGTGACGGTGTCCACGCGACCTGAGCCCGGAGAGGACACACAGCCCGGGACACGGAAGGAGGAAGCCGATGCGCTCGCCGCGACTGGCCGCGCTTGA
- a CDS encoding YhgE/Pip domain-containing protein encodes MRSPRLAALELRRFGRGKLPRAALVALLVLPLLYGALYLWSFWDPYGRLDRIPVALVNDDKGATADGSRLAAGDQITKGLRDSQVFDWHQVSATEAREGVEDGRYYLSLTMPADFSRRIASSAGDSPETGALQVRTNDANNYIVGQISRTVFAEVRQAASTKASRSFLDRIFISFSDIHGATVKAANGADDLEGGIGKAEQGSEDLASGLTKARQGSSRLSDGLTRLDTGSGDLADGAQQVADGTRTLAGKVNGVADKVGPFLRDNEKTIGDTARLVADSAGVVRHNLDTLVRTAPAAAKGAHTAADTLNAVYKARCTDPVLPDAACADLKKARQAADDVAKVADDVDALVADQNGDLKKLDGQLATLQQQARTLADRAPRLSEDLDDAVSKINKLNEGAVKVAAGARTLHTGLGTARTGAQDLDEGVGRLKTGADDLSGGMYKLADGSGKLSDGLHDGASQIPDYDRKDRDQRTDVMADPVQLVSRDLHKAPNYGTGFAPYFIPLSLWVGAMVAYMLITPMNRRALAAGAPAWRIALAGWLPVLAIGVLQTVALMSVLHWAVGLQMVRAAGTVGFLFLVTACFAAIVQWLNARFGAAGRILVLALLMLQLTSAGGTYPVQTSPGFFNALHPFLPMSYVVEALRRLITGGGLTPVWHACVVLVAFTAGALALTALSARRRQVWTLDRLHPELTL; translated from the coding sequence ATGCGCTCGCCGCGACTGGCCGCGCTTGAGCTGCGCCGATTCGGCAGGGGGAAGCTGCCGCGTGCCGCCCTGGTGGCCCTGCTGGTGCTGCCGCTGCTGTACGGCGCCCTGTATCTGTGGTCCTTCTGGGACCCCTACGGCCGCCTGGACCGCATCCCGGTCGCCCTCGTGAACGACGACAAGGGCGCCACCGCCGACGGCAGCAGACTCGCCGCTGGCGACCAGATCACCAAGGGGCTGCGGGACAGTCAGGTCTTCGACTGGCACCAGGTGAGCGCCACCGAGGCTCGGGAGGGCGTCGAGGACGGCAGGTACTACCTGTCGCTCACCATGCCGGCCGACTTCAGCCGCCGGATCGCCTCCAGCGCGGGTGACTCCCCCGAGACGGGCGCACTCCAGGTCCGTACGAACGACGCCAACAACTACATCGTCGGGCAGATCTCGCGGACGGTCTTCGCCGAGGTCCGCCAGGCCGCGTCCACCAAGGCCTCACGGTCCTTCCTGGACCGGATCTTCATCTCCTTCTCCGACATCCACGGCGCCACGGTGAAGGCCGCGAACGGGGCCGACGACCTGGAAGGCGGCATCGGCAAGGCGGAACAGGGCTCCGAGGATCTCGCCTCCGGTCTGACGAAGGCCCGACAGGGCAGCTCCCGGCTCTCCGACGGACTGACGAGGCTCGACACCGGCTCGGGTGACCTGGCCGACGGGGCACAGCAGGTCGCCGACGGCACCCGGACACTCGCCGGGAAGGTCAACGGGGTCGCGGACAAGGTGGGTCCCTTCCTCCGGGACAACGAGAAGACCATCGGCGACACGGCCAGGCTCGTCGCCGACTCTGCCGGAGTCGTCCGCCACAACCTGGACACGCTGGTGAGGACCGCTCCAGCGGCCGCCAAGGGCGCGCACACGGCCGCCGACACACTGAACGCCGTCTACAAGGCGCGCTGCACGGACCCGGTACTGCCTGACGCCGCCTGCGCCGACCTGAAGAAGGCGCGGCAGGCCGCCGACGACGTGGCGAAGGTCGCCGACGACGTCGACGCACTGGTCGCCGACCAGAACGGCGACCTCAAGAAGCTCGACGGACAACTGGCCACCCTCCAGCAGCAGGCCCGAACGCTCGCCGACCGGGCGCCCCGGCTCTCCGAGGACCTCGACGACGCCGTATCGAAGATCAACAAGCTGAACGAGGGCGCGGTCAAGGTCGCCGCCGGAGCCAGGACGCTCCACACGGGCCTCGGCACCGCGCGCACCGGCGCGCAGGACCTGGACGAGGGTGTCGGCCGTCTCAAGACCGGTGCCGACGACCTGAGCGGCGGTATGTACAAGCTCGCCGACGGCTCCGGGAAGCTCTCCGACGGTCTGCACGACGGCGCCTCGCAGATCCCCGACTACGACAGGAAGGACCGCGACCAGCGCACCGACGTGATGGCCGACCCGGTCCAGCTGGTCTCCAGGGACCTGCACAAGGCACCGAACTACGGCACCGGTTTCGCCCCGTACTTCATCCCGCTGTCCTTGTGGGTGGGCGCGATGGTGGCGTACATGCTGATCACGCCGATGAACCGGCGTGCGCTCGCCGCCGGTGCCCCGGCCTGGCGGATCGCGCTGGCGGGCTGGCTGCCGGTGCTGGCGATCGGGGTGCTCCAGACGGTGGCCCTGATGTCGGTGCTGCACTGGGCGGTCGGCCTGCAGATGGTGCGGGCGGCCGGGACAGTGGGCTTCCTGTTCCTGGTCACGGCGTGCTTCGCGGCGATCGTCCAATGGCTGAACGCACGCTTCGGAGCGGCGGGCCGCATCCTCGTCCTCGCCCTCCTGATGCTCCAGCTGACCTCGGCTGGCGGCACCTACCCCGTCCAGACGAGTCCCGGTTTCTTCAACGCGCTCCACCCGTTCCTGCCCATGAGTTACGTCGTCGAGGCCCTCAGGAGGCTCATCACGGGCGGTGGTCTGACTCCGGTGTGGCACGCGTGCGTGGTGCTCGTCGCCTTCACCGCGGGCGCCCTCGCCCTGACCGCCCTGTCGGCCCGCCGACGGCAGGTGTGGACACTGGACCGGCTGCACCCGGAGCTGACCCTGTGA
- a CDS encoding DUF4126 domain-containing protein: MSVLPLVFTSGWASGVNAYAVVLLLGVFGATGLSDDVPETLQRPEVLVAAGVLFLCEAVADKIPYVDSAWDTVHTVVRPVAGAWVGALLAGQSGSLSDVAAGLIGGSTALASHTVKAGTRMAVNASPEPFSNIVLSLAEDLGVGGIVTFAMFHPQAAAVIAGVLLVAGLTVLFFLISRIRRFRRRRAQRREERRLVARTGRPPG, translated from the coding sequence GTGTCCGTACTCCCCTTGGTGTTCACCAGTGGCTGGGCCAGCGGTGTCAACGCGTACGCGGTGGTGCTGCTGCTCGGCGTGTTCGGCGCGACCGGGCTGAGCGACGACGTCCCGGAGACCCTTCAGCGCCCCGAGGTCCTCGTCGCGGCGGGCGTGCTGTTCCTCTGCGAGGCGGTGGCCGACAAGATCCCGTACGTCGACTCCGCGTGGGACACGGTGCACACCGTGGTCCGGCCGGTCGCGGGCGCATGGGTCGGGGCGCTGCTCGCCGGGCAGAGCGGTTCGCTCTCCGACGTGGCGGCGGGCCTGATCGGCGGTTCGACGGCGCTGGCCAGCCATACGGTCAAGGCGGGCACCAGGATGGCCGTCAACGCCTCCCCCGAGCCGTTCAGCAACATCGTCCTGAGCCTGGCCGAGGATCTCGGCGTCGGCGGCATCGTCACGTTCGCGATGTTCCACCCGCAGGCGGCCGCGGTCATCGCGGGTGTGCTGCTGGTGGCCGGCCTGACGGTGCTCTTCTTCCTGATCTCCCGCATCCGCAGGTTCCGGCGCCGCAGGGCCCAGCGCCGGGAGGAGAGACGCCTCGTGGCGCGGACGGGACGACCACCCGGCTGA
- a CDS encoding SAV_6107 family HEPN domain-containing protein: MASYHAAAARRRRATGPAPSLTGPASDVHPVLRRATAPPAALDLLAQARAGLDEASALETPNERYATAHLAALRTAAAVLAARGRPEPTSRRRAKIRSAWEVLPEIAPELAEWSGLFASGARRRARAEAGIQGAASRRDADDLIRDVAMFLRLVERMLVLQPVLPQPRQDADGPEEPGRDTHRDFPDAG, from the coding sequence ATGGCCAGCTACCACGCAGCCGCCGCCCGTCGGCGCCGCGCCACCGGCCCTGCCCCCTCACTGACCGGCCCGGCGAGCGACGTACACCCCGTGCTGCGCCGGGCGACCGCCCCGCCCGCCGCCCTCGACCTGCTCGCCCAGGCCCGTGCCGGCCTCGACGAGGCCTCGGCGCTGGAGACGCCGAACGAGCGCTATGCCACGGCCCATCTCGCAGCCCTGCGCACCGCGGCCGCCGTGCTCGCCGCCCGGGGGCGCCCGGAACCGACGTCCAGGCGCCGCGCCAAAATACGCAGCGCCTGGGAAGTCCTTCCGGAGATCGCGCCCGAACTCGCCGAGTGGAGCGGGCTCTTCGCCTCCGGGGCCCGGCGCCGCGCCCGCGCGGAGGCCGGCATCCAGGGCGCGGCGAGCCGCCGGGACGCCGACGACCTCATACGTGACGTGGCGATGTTCCTGCGCCTCGTCGAGCGGATGCTGGTGCTGCAGCCGGTCCTGCCCCAGCCCCGCCAGGACGCGGACGGGCCGGAGGAGCCCGGCCGCGACACCCACCGCGACTTCCCGGACGCGGGCTGA
- a CDS encoding TetR/AcrR family transcriptional regulator — protein sequence MESSSARAGVSTRREATRQKLYEAAVTLIAEQGFSATTVDEIAERAGVAKGTVYYNFASKSVLFEELLRHGVGLLTASLREAAESTARAGGGKVDALDAMIRAGLVFIDRYPAFTQLYVAELWRTNRAWQSTLMVVRQQAVAVVEDVLREGIENGEFSDEIDVPLSAAALVGMVLVAALDWQAFQPERSLDDVHAALSRLLQGRVSGRRG from the coding sequence ATGGAAAGCAGCAGCGCCAGGGCGGGCGTCAGTACGCGCCGCGAGGCCACCCGGCAGAAGCTCTACGAGGCGGCCGTCACGCTCATCGCCGAGCAGGGCTTCTCCGCCACCACGGTCGATGAGATCGCCGAGCGGGCCGGGGTCGCGAAGGGCACGGTCTACTACAACTTCGCGAGCAAGTCCGTCCTCTTCGAGGAGTTGCTGCGGCACGGCGTGGGTCTCCTCACTGCCTCCCTGAGGGAGGCGGCCGAGAGCACGGCACGCGCGGGCGGCGGCAAGGTGGACGCCCTGGACGCGATGATCCGGGCCGGCCTGGTGTTCATCGACCGCTATCCGGCCTTCACCCAGCTCTACGTCGCCGAGCTGTGGCGTACCAACAGGGCCTGGCAGTCCACGCTCATGGTGGTCCGTCAGCAGGCCGTGGCGGTGGTGGAGGACGTGCTGCGCGAGGGCATCGAGAACGGCGAGTTCAGCGACGAGATCGACGTCCCACTCTCCGCCGCCGCCCTGGTCGGCATGGTCCTGGTGGCCGCCCTGGACTGGCAGGCGTTCCAGCCCGAGCGCTCCCTGGACGACGTGCACGCGGCGCTGTCGCGGCTGCTTCAGGGGCGGGTGAGCGGGCGCCGGGGATGA
- a CDS encoding DUF58 domain-containing protein gives MSSGGPGSSGHAEADRGDKGGIRTALAGLTTRGRSFFAAGIAAAICSYVLGQSDLLRVGLLLAVLPLVCAGVLYRTRYRVAGSRRLSPARVPAGSEARVHLRMDNVSRLSTGLLMLQDRVPYVLGPRPRFVLDRVEPGGRREVSYRVRSDLRGRYPLGPLQLRLTDPFGMCELTRSFSTHDTLTVIPRVEALPPVRLNGEARGYGDGRQRSLALAGEDDVIPRGYRYGDDLRRVHWRSTARYGELMVRREEQPQRARCTVLLDTRGIAFAGAGPDSAFEWAVSGAASVLVHMLERGFSVRLLTDTGNSVPGEGADGFAGASQGTADAAGLMMDTLAVIDHSDGTGLSLAYDVLRSGNEGLLVAFFGDLDEEQAAVAAKMRQRSGGALAFVLDSESWVREPADGPAPVEEHEERLRMLREAGWTALGVPRGTSLEELWRLADRERTGVGAAGAGEAS, from the coding sequence ATGAGCTCCGGCGGCCCTGGCAGCTCCGGCCATGCCGAGGCCGACCGGGGCGACAAGGGCGGGATCCGTACGGCGCTGGCCGGTCTGACCACGCGGGGCCGTTCCTTCTTCGCCGCCGGCATCGCCGCGGCCATCTGCTCCTACGTCCTCGGCCAGAGCGACCTGCTGCGGGTCGGCCTGCTGCTGGCCGTGCTGCCCCTGGTGTGCGCGGGCGTGCTCTACCGCACCCGCTACCGGGTCGCGGGCAGCCGCAGGCTCTCTCCCGCGCGCGTGCCCGCCGGCAGCGAGGCGCGCGTCCATCTGCGGATGGACAACGTCTCCCGGCTGTCCACCGGCCTGCTGATGCTCCAGGACCGGGTGCCCTACGTCCTCGGCCCGCGCCCCCGCTTCGTGCTCGACCGGGTCGAGCCGGGCGGCCGCCGCGAGGTGTCCTACCGGGTCCGCTCCGACCTGCGCGGCCGCTACCCGCTGGGCCCGCTCCAGCTGCGCCTGACCGACCCGTTCGGGATGTGCGAGCTGACCCGCTCCTTCTCGACGCACGACACCCTGACCGTGATCCCGCGCGTGGAGGCATTGCCGCCGGTGCGGCTGAACGGCGAGGCCAGGGGGTACGGCGACGGACGGCAGCGCTCGCTCGCCCTGGCCGGCGAGGACGACGTGATCCCGCGCGGCTACCGCTACGGCGACGACCTGCGCCGCGTGCACTGGCGCTCCACCGCCCGCTACGGCGAGCTGATGGTCCGCCGTGAGGAGCAGCCCCAGCGCGCCCGCTGCACGGTGCTCCTGGACACCCGGGGCATCGCCTTCGCGGGCGCGGGCCCGGACTCGGCCTTCGAGTGGGCCGTCTCGGGAGCCGCCTCCGTCCTGGTCCACATGCTCGAACGGGGCTTCTCCGTGCGGCTGTTGACGGACACCGGGAACTCCGTGCCCGGTGAGGGCGCCGACGGCTTCGCGGGCGCCAGCCAGGGGACGGCTGACGCGGCGGGACTGATGATGGACACTCTCGCGGTGATCGACCACTCCGACGGCACAGGGCTGTCGCTCGCGTACGACGTGCTGCGCAGCGGGAACGAAGGGCTGCTGGTGGCCTTCTTCGGGGACCTCGACGAGGAACAGGCCGCGGTGGCCGCCAAGATGCGGCAGCGCAGCGGGGGTGCGCTCGCCTTCGTGCTCGACAGCGAGAGCTGGGTGCGCGAACCGGCCGACGGGCCCGCGCCGGTGGAGGAGCACGAGGAACGGCTGCGGATGCTGCGCGAGGCGGGCTGGACCGCACTGGGCGTGCCGCGCGGCACCTCGCTGGAGGAGCTGTGGCGTCTCGCGGACCGCGAGCGCACGGGCGTCGGTGCGGCCGGCGCCGGGGAGGCATCGTGA